A DNA window from Rhinolophus sinicus isolate RSC01 linkage group LG10, ASM3656204v1, whole genome shotgun sequence contains the following coding sequences:
- the FGFR4 gene encoding fibroblast growth factor receptor 4 yields the protein MQLLLALLGVLLRARWAPALSFEASEEMELEPCLAPSLEQQEQELTVALGQPVQLCCGRAERSGHWYKEGSRLAAAGRVRGWRGRLEIASFIPEDAGRYLCLARGSMLILHNVTLVVDDSSTFSNGDGDPKAHSGPSNRHVYPQHAPYWTHPQRMEKKLHAVPAGNTVKFRCPAAGNPTPTIRWLKDGQDFHGEHRIGGVRLRHQHWSLVMESVVPSDRGTYTCLVENSVGSIRYSYLLDVLERSPHRPILQAGLPANTTAVAGSDVELLCKVYSDAQPHIQWLKHIVINGSSFGADGFPYVQVLKTTDINSSEVEVLYLRNVSAEDAGEYTCLAGNSIGLSYQSAWLTVLPEEDVTWTAAAPEAKYTDIILYSSGSLALVVLLLLAGLYRGQVLHGRQPRQPAAVQKLSRFPLARQFSLESGSSAKSSSSLVRGVRLSSSGPPLLAGLVSLDLPLDPLWEFPRDRLVLGKPLGEGCFGQVVRAEALGMNPAQPDQASTVAVKMLKDNASDKDLADLVSEMEVMKLIGRHKNIINLLGVCTQEGPLYVIVECAAKGNLREFLRARRPPGPDLSPDGLRSSEGPLSFPALVSCAYQVARGMHYLESRKCIHRDLAARNVLVTEDNVMKIADFGLARGVHHIDYYKKTSNGRLPVKWMAPEALFDRVYTHQSDVWSFGILLWEIFTLGGSPYPGIPVEELFSLLREGHRMDRPPHCPPELYGLMRECWHAAPSQRPTFKQLVEALDKVLLAVSEEYLDLRLTFGPYSLAGGDASSTCSSSDSVFSHDPLPLGSSSFPFSGVQT from the exons ATGCAGCTACTGTTGGCCCTGTTAGGAGTCCTGCTGAGGGCGCGCTGGGCTCCAGCTTTGTCCTTTGAGGCCTCTGAGGAAATGGAGCTGG AGCCCTGCCTGGCCCCCAGCCTGGAGCAGCAAGAGCAGGAGCTCACTGTGGCCCTTGGGCAGCCTGTACAGTTATGCTGTGGGCGGGCTGAGCGTAGTGGCCACTGGTACAAGGAGGGCAGTCGCCTGGCAGCTGCCGGCCGGGTACGAGGCTGGAGGGGCCGCTTGGAGATTGCCAGCTTCATACCTGAGGACGCTGGCCGCTACCTCTGCCTAGCACGAGGCTCCATGCTTATCTTGCACAATGTCACCTTGGTTGTGGATG ACTCCTCGACCTTCAGCAATGGTGATGGGGACCCTAAGGCCCACAGTGGCCCTTCAAATAGGCACGTTTACCCACAGCACG cacCCTACTGGACACACCCCCAGCGCATGGAGAAGAAACTGCATGCAGTGCCTGCTGGGAACACCGTCAAGTTCCGCTGTCCAGCGGCAGGCAACCCCACTCCCACCATCCGCTGGCTCAAGGATGGACAGGACTTCCACGGAGAGCATCGCATTGGAGGTGTTCGG CTGCGCCATCAGCACTGGAGCCTGGTGATGGAAAGTGTGGTGCCCTCGGACCGTGGCACCTACACCTGCCTTGTGGAGAACTCAGTGGGCAGCATCCGCTACAGCTATCTGCTGGATGTGCTGG AGCGGTCCCCGCACCGGCCCATCCTGCAGGCGGGGCTCCCGGCCAACACCACAGCAGTGGCGGGCAGCGACGTGGAGCTGCTGTGCAAGGTGTACAGCGATGCCCAGCCCCACATCCAGTGGCTGAAGCACATTGTCATCAACGGCAGCAGCTTCGGTGCCGACGGCTTCCCCTATGTGCAAGTCCTGAAG ACTACAGACATCAATAGCTCGGAGGTAGAGGTCCTATACCTTCGGAACGTGTCGGCCGAGGATGCAGGCGAGTACACCTGCCTGGCAGGCAACTCCATCGGCCTCTCCTACCAGTCGGCCTGGCTCACGGTGCTGCCAG AGGAGGATGTCACATGGACAGCAGCAGCGCCCGAGGCCAAGTACACAGACATCATCCTGTACTCGTCGGGCTCTCTGGCTTTGGTGGTGCTCCTGCTGTTGGCTGGCCTGTATCGTGGGCAGGTGCTCCACGGCCGGCAGCCCCGGCAGCCCGCCGCAGTGCAGAAGCTGTCCCGCTTCCCTCTGGCCCGACAG TTCTCCCTGGAGTCGGGCTCCTCAGCCAAGTCAAGCTCGTCCCTGGTGCGGGGCGTCCGGCTCTCGTCGAGCGGCCCCCCCTTGCTCGCTGGCCTCGTGAGTCTAGACCTCCCTCTGGACCCGCTGTGGGAGTTCCCCCGGGACAG GCTGGTGCTTGGGAAGCCCCTGGGTGAGGGCTGCTTTGGGCAGGTCGTGCGTGCGGAGGCCTTGGGCATGAACCCGGCCCAGCCTGACCAAGCCAGCACTGTGGCCGTCAAGATGCTCAAGG ACAACGCCTCCGACAAGGACTTGGCAGATCTGGTCTCTGAGATGGAGGTGATGAAGCTTATTGGCCGGCACAAGAACATTATCAATCTGCTGGGTGTCTGCACCCAGgaag GGCCCCTGTATGTGATTGTGGAGTGTGCCGCCAAGGGAAACCTGCGGGAGTTCCTGCGGGCCCGACGCCCCCCAGGCCCTGACCTCAGCCCCGACGGGCTGCGGAGCAGTGAGGGGCCACTCTCCTTCCCTGCCCTGGTCTCTTGCGCCTATCAGGTGGCCCGAGGCATGCATTATCTGGAGTCTCGGAAG TGCATCCACCGGGACCTGGCTGCCCGAAATGTGCTGGTGACAGAGGACAACGTGATGAAGATCGCTGACTTTGGGCTGGCCCGTGGCGTGCATCATATTGACTACTACAAGAAAACCAGCAAT GGCCGCCTGCCTGTCAAGTGGATGGCACCTGAGGCCTTGTTTGACCGAGTCTACACACACCAGAGTGACGT GTGGTCATTTGGGATCCTGCTGTGGGAGATCTTCACCCTCGGGGGTTCCCCGTACCCTGGCATTCCTGTGGAGGAGCTGTTCTCACTGCTGCGGGAGGGCCATCGGATGGACCGCCCCCCTCACTGCCCTCCAGAGCT GTATGGGCTGATGCGCGAGTGCTGGCACGCGGCGCCCTCTCAGAGGCCCACTTTCAAGCAGCTGGTGGAGGCACTGGACAAGGTCCTGCTGGCCGTCTCTGAGGAG TACCTTGACCTCCGCCTGACCTTTGGACCCTACTCCCTGGCCGGTGGGGATGCCAGCAGCACCTGCTCCTCCAGCGACTCTGTCTTCAGCCACGACCCCCTGCCACTGGGGTCTagttctttccccttctctgggGTACAGACTTGA